TTTTTCAGTAATTAAGTTGACTTCATGAAGATATTTAGGATGACTTTGTCATtagttgtctgtctgtcccaaACACAGGAAGATGCACAAGACCTTGATGCACTTACGCTGGCCAAATCCTACTTCGACCTGAAAGAGTATGACCGTGCGGCTTACTTCCTGAAAggctgctgcagtcagaagGCTTATTTCCTCTATATGTATTCCCGCTATCTGGTAAGAGTCTGTAGATATCTGGCCTGCCCACGTCCTTTGATGCTCGATTTTAATTTTGTGCTATCACTATGCTATCGTAATGTTTTGTAAACCATTTTAaaagtttctgtctttgtcttcagtCAGGCGAGAAAAAGAAGGACGACGAGACTGTGGATAGTCTGGGTGAGgactcctgttttgtttttgtttatttaagaGTACTGACATTACTTATATTGCCCTTTTAACACTGAACTCcttggtgtttttctgtggttcCAGGTCCTCTGGAGAAGGGTCAGGTGCGCAATGAAGCGTTGCGAGAACTGAGGGTGGAGCTCAGTAAGAAACATATTGCAGGAGAGTTGGACGGGTTCACCCTGTACCTGTAAGAACTTTTCCTCTAAAGTGTACACACTTTCCTCAGATTATGCAGAGGAATACAGTTGACTTatcataatgtgtgtgtgtatgcgtgtgtcgGGGGAACACAGGTATGGGGTGGTGCTACGAAAGCTGGATCTGCTGAAGGAGGCGGTGGAGGTGTTTGTTGAGGCAATTCACGCCCTTCCTCTTCACTGGGGAGCCTGGCTGGAGCTGAGTAACCTTGTCACCAATATCGAAATGGTACCTACCTACCTTTGTGTGTACACATCCACAAATTTTGCAAAGCATGGTGCCGTTAACTTAAGGTCCACAACAATTTAACAATTTACACCCAAAGTCAATCCAAAAAACTCCATCTGAGATAATTATAGAATCTGAAATGATCTCTCTTGGTCTTTCTCCCCAGCTGAAGTCGCTGTCTTTGCCAGACTGCTGGATTAAAGACTTCTTCATGGCCCACATgtacacagagctgcagatgatcAAAGAAGCGTTGCAGAAATACCAGAATCTCATCGAGGCCGGCTTTTCTAAGAGCACCTACATCATCTCACAGATTGCAGTAGCTTACCACAACATCAGAGGTTTatttttgaaacttttttcAGTAAGAATTTTGCCTGTCCGAAGGTTTAGTGTTACAGCACTGTTTCCTCGCATTTCAGATATCGACCAAGCCTTGGCTCTTTTCAATGAGTTGAGGGAGCAGGATCCGTATCGCATCGACAACATGGACACATTCTCCAACCTGCTCTATGTCAAAGTGAGTTGTTCATGTGTGATGTGATACCTCATTGATtaacagagaaatgtgtttttttttcttgttcccTAACCCTTCACAGGGAGGTCAGGGGtctaaataataatatacaCCTCAGTGAATCTAAAATATTGAAAAGCTTTTAGTTCTGTTGCTGATGCTAGTGAACGCTTCCACAGAGCATGAAGCCAGAGTTGAGCTACTTGGCCCACAACCTGGTGGAGATCGACAAGTACAGAGTGGAGACATGCTGCGTTATCGGTAAGTGTCGAGCCAACAGAAGCAAGTACAGAAGCAGAAATTTCAGCAATGGAACACTTAGTTGATGAATATTTataaaatgcattgtttgtttgaattgtttcattgattaattcattatttaatattGACTGTTTAGCTGGTCAGACAACATTTTTGGACATCATTTTGAATTATGGTAATCTGTAAAATAAGTTATGTGTCTCATCCACAGGTAACTATTATAGTTTACGCTCTCAGCATGAGAAGGCAGCTCTGTACTTCCAGCGGGCCCTCAAACTGAACCCTCGCTGCCTCGGTGCCTGGACCCTCATGGGCCATGAATACATGGAAATGAAGAACACCTCGGCTGCCATCCAGGCCTACAGGTCAGACTGACCCTTAACGTCTTGTTCAGCCAGTTTTTAGTTATTACCTCTCGACAGTAGAGCGGCAGCATGGATGATTCATAGcagcttgttttgttgttgccaGTGTTGCTACCTTctttttaaggcttttttttttcttgcaccaGACATGCCATTGAAGTAAACAAACGGGATTACCGAGCCTGGTATGGCCTGGGTCAAACATATGAGATCCTCAAGATGCCCTTTTACTGTTTGTACTATTATCGAAAGGCTCACCAGCTCAGGTATGGAGAAAAATAAGGTGTTGCAAGCACTTCAGAATAAAAATTATTCTATAGCAAATATGCAAAGCTCAGAAACCAAATGGTCATCGTGTGGTTTGGCATCCATGTATTTTTGTAGGCCCAATGACTCACGCATGTTGGTCGCACTGGGTGAAAGCTACGAAAAACTGTCACAGCAAGTGGAAGCCAAAAAGGTATGATAGTACAA
Above is a genomic segment from Chelmon rostratus isolate fCheRos1 chromosome 14, fCheRos1.pri, whole genome shotgun sequence containing:
- the cdc23 gene encoding cell division cycle protein 23 homolog — protein: MKMAALCSEFGDLVQIKKQLISVISLCKERGLLHSAKWASELAFALDPLPKDQLPSSPLFTEEDAQDLDALTLAKSYFDLKEYDRAAYFLKGCCSQKAYFLYMYSRYLSGEKKKDDETVDSLGPLEKGQVRNEALRELRVELSKKHIAGELDGFTLYLYGVVLRKLDLLKEAVEVFVEAIHALPLHWGAWLELSNLVTNIEMLKSLSLPDCWIKDFFMAHMYTELQMIKEALQKYQNLIEAGFSKSTYIISQIAVAYHNIRDIDQALALFNELREQDPYRIDNMDTFSNLLYVKSMKPELSYLAHNLVEIDKYRVETCCVIGNYYSLRSQHEKAALYFQRALKLNPRCLGAWTLMGHEYMEMKNTSAAIQAYRHAIEVNKRDYRAWYGLGQTYEILKMPFYCLYYYRKAHQLRPNDSRMLVALGESYEKLSQQVEAKKCYWRAYSVGDVEKMALLKLAKLHEQLNESDDAAQCYMLYIQDIFSCGEQLEHAEVSTALRYLGQYYFKNKLYDEASLCAQRCCDYNDAREEGKALLRQISQVRDQIETPSADLFAPLSNNNTPVRRVSPLNLISFTP